AAGGTGCCCGCTTAGGCTGCGGGAATACAAAGAACGCACTGAGTGGTGCCGTTACCTTTGCGGCCTTGTAGTCCTTAGCCTATGAACCCGACCATGCAGGCGCTCGCCTTTACCCGCTTTGGTGGCCCCGACGTGCTCGAATATTTGACGCTGCCCGCGCCGGCGCTGCGGCCCGGCCACGTGCTGCTGCGCCCCGAGGCCATCGGGCTGAACTTTGCCGATGTGTACCGCCGCCTCGGCAACTACCACCTGGCGGGCGAGCCGCCCTACGTGCTGGGCTACGAGGCCGCCGGCACCATTGCCGCCGTGGCCGCCGACGTGACGGAGTTTAGGGTGGGCCAGCGGGTGGCGGTGGCCGATGTGCCCCACACCAATGCCGAGCTGGTGCTGGCTCCGGCCACGCACCTCATTGCGGTGCCCGATGCGGTAAGTAGCCAGCAGGCGGCCGCGGTGCTGCTCCAGGGCCTTACTGCGCAGTACCTGGCTACCGACAGCTACGCGGTGGGGCCGGGCACGCTGGCCGTGGTGCACGCGGCAGCGGGGGGCGTGGGCCAGCTCCTGACGCAGTACGTGAAGCTCCGGGGTGGCACGGTTATCGGCCTCACCTCCAGCGCCGAAAAGGCCGCCGTGGCCCGCGCCGCCGGGGCCGACGAGGTGCTGCTTTATGCCGAAGACTGGGTAGCCGCCGTGCGCGCCTACCGCCCCCAGGGCCCGGCCGGGGCCGATGTGGTCTACGACTCGGTGGGTAGCACCGTGCCCGCTAGCCTGCAAGCGGTGCGCAGCGGTGGCGGCGCGGTCGTCTTCTACGGCATGGCCGGCGGCGACCCCGCCCCGGTAGACCCCCGCCAGCTCATGGACGAGTCGAAAACCCTGACTGGCGGTGACCTGTGGAGCTACCTCACCACGCCCGAAGAGCGCCGCCGCCGGGCCGCCGAACTCTTTGGGCTGCTGGCCGAGGGGCGGCTGCGCGTCAGTATTTCGCGCACCTTCGCCCTGCGCGAGGGCGCCGCCGCGCACCGCCACCTCGAAAGCCGCCAAAGCACCGGCAAGCTGCTGCTGCTACCCTAGCCCCCAACAACGGTTCGCTAAACGGGGCCGTACCCTAGGGGCATGACTTCCTACGGTATCCTCATCGGCCTGAGCCTGGCCGTTATTCTTTCGTATCTCTTCAACCTGGCCTCGCGGGCCACGCGGGTGCCGTCGGTGCTGCTACTGCTGCTCACGGGCATCGGGCTGCGGCAGTGGGCCGACTACCACAACTACAGCTTTCAGGTACCCAAAACGCTGCTCGAAATATTCGGCATCATCGGGCTGATAATGATAGTGTTGGAAGGTGCGCTTGACCTGCGCCTGAGCCGCGATAAGGTGCCGCTCATCCGGCGCTCGTTTTTCGCGGCGGCGCTCATGCTGGTGGCCCAGGCGGCCGCCA
The genomic region above belongs to Hymenobacter sp. BRD128 and contains:
- a CDS encoding quinone oxidoreductase; the protein is MNPTMQALAFTRFGGPDVLEYLTLPAPALRPGHVLLRPEAIGLNFADVYRRLGNYHLAGEPPYVLGYEAAGTIAAVAADVTEFRVGQRVAVADVPHTNAELVLAPATHLIAVPDAVSSQQAAAVLLQGLTAQYLATDSYAVGPGTLAVVHAAAGGVGQLLTQYVKLRGGTVIGLTSSAEKAAVARAAGADEVLLYAEDWVAAVRAYRPQGPAGADVVYDSVGSTVPASLQAVRSGGGAVVFYGMAGGDPAPVDPRQLMDESKTLTGGDLWSYLTTPEERRRRAAELFGLLAEGRLRVSISRTFALREGAAAHRHLESRQSTGKLLLLP